The following nucleotide sequence is from Anabaena sphaerica FACHB-251.
ATAAACCTGTAAGGTTATGGTTTGTTGAAGATAGACTGAAAACATTACAATTAGTCCAAAAGCAATCAGACTTAGATCATGTCCAACTTTTCTTAGCAGATTGGGGTTATAATACTCAACCAGAAAGAGAAGCAGGACAAAATGATTCACGCATTCAGGTAATATCACTTTCTCAGTTTTCTCAAGATTTCTCTAAATGGTAGCTATGTTTGTAAAGATAAATTGGTAAAAAGCAAGATCCCCGACTTCTATAAGAAGTCGGGGATCTAAATTCCTATTCTTTGAAAAATTATTATGCTGGATTTAACAAAAATAGCGGGACAAATGCAAGGTTTAAGTCAGCATCTTTCTTCAGAAGTTGCTGAAAGTAACCGCAGGTTGGAATTAGCAAAAGAACATTTAAAAACTGCTTTTGAGTGTCAACAAGAGTTAATTTCACGGCAAGAAAAATGGCGCGATCGCATACTTTTTGCTAATGCTACACCCATTGAACCTTTAGAAACCTGTATTGATATTCCCACTCCCCCCAAAGTTCATACTGTCATTGCTACCGATGGTTCCCAAATTGCCCCTAACCATCACGAAATTGCGTATTGTTACTTATTAAATATCGGCAGAGTCGTATTACATTACGGTCAAAATCGCCACCCTATTCTCGATAGTTTACCGGAGGTATTTTATCGCCCAGAAGATTTATATATAGCCCGTCAGTGGGGTTTAAGAACCGAAGAATGGATGAGTCATCGCCGTACTGCTGATGAAACCACGGTATTAGCAGAACTGGCTTGTAGTGCCAAAACCGAAGCACCAGCTTTAGCAATGGTAGATGGTTCCTTAATATACTGGTTTTTAGATCAATTACCGATGGATGCCCGCGATCGCATCTTACCCCCTATTTTAGAAGCTTGGCAACAATTACGTAAAGCGGAAATTCCCATCATGGGTTATCTTAGTGCCGCCCGTAACATCGAAGCCACAAACTTTTTACGGTTGTTAGCTTGTCCCCATCCCGTCCCAGATTGTATCAGTTATTGCCCCGATCAATTGGAAGCTTTACCATGTAAAAAATTTGATAATTTACGAGATACAACTTTATGGACAACCCAACTGCAACCAGGACAACGCGGACCCCTATGGCGTAGCAATAACCGCATTTTACAATTATATGAAGACCAAACTATTTATTTTTGTTACGTTCATGTAGGTACAGAAATTGCCCGGATAGAATTTCCTATGTGGGTAGCAGAAAATTCTAGTATGTTGGATCAAGCACTAGGATTAATGTTGGCACAGGTGCAAAAAGGATACGGTTATCCTGTAGCAATTGCGGAGGCACATAATCAAGCTGTAGTCAGAGGTGGGGATAGAAACCATTTCTTTGCCCTTTTGGAACGAGAAATGATTAAAGCTGGTATAAAAAATGTGGGTATTTCTTACAAAGAAGCCAGAAAGCGGGGAAGTATCGCTTAATAAAAACGATTAACCCTGAATACAAAAGATAGTTTCCCTGAGTTTGGTATGATGACAAATCTACTTAGATAAATCACTATGCCGAAATTTCTCAGATTAATCATCACGATAGCAGTTTTGGGAGGATTATTACTATCATCTCAGGAGATTTTTGCACAAAATTGGATACCTGTTCGCGGTGGTATTCCCTTTGGTATTAGCGGGATAGCTTTAATAGAAAAACAAAGTAATAAACTAGATTTTTTAATTGTTCATGACAACAAAAAACCAAATCAAGGACGTTTAGCAATTATTAGTATTCAAGGTAAAAAACAAACTGAATATTTCCCCTTAAATTGGCAAAATAAGATAAAATCACCTAATGATTTAGAAGCATTAACATCTATTCCAGAGACAAATAACTCTGATTTCATTGCTTTATCTAGTGCTGGTAAAGCTTATCATCTTAATTTAGGTTTTAAAAACAAAACTATCTCTATAATCAAAGAATTTGATTTACCAGAAATTGCTAAAAATAGCAACTTTGAATCTTTCAGTTTACAGAAAATTGATAATAAATTAATGGCAATTTGGGGACATCGCGGAGAAGGTGAAGAACCAGCAAAGATTTATTGGGGAATATTAAATTTAGCTAAATATCAAATCACTCTTGCAGGTACAGCTAATTTTAAAGTACCATTTCCTGATGGTAATGTCCGCCATATTTCTGATATTAAAATAGATAATGCCGGAATTGTTTATATTACCTCAGCTAGTGATAATGGAGATGATGGACCATTTGAGTCTGCTGTTTATGTTGCAGGTTATTTAAGCTTGAATGATAACAAAATACAATGGCGACCAAATCAGCAACTTTTCCCTATTTACCGGGATAAATATCATAAAATTGAAGGCTTAGAAATTGTACCAGGTGCAGCAGGAGGAATAATAGTAGGAACAGATGATGAAAATATGGGTGCTTCTATTTATATGATAGGTGAATAAATGTAGGGTGTGTTATCTCGTTCCCAGTCTCAGACTGGGAATGCTATCAAGAGGTTCTACCTCTATTTTACAAAGAAGGCAGAGCCTTCTAAAATTCATTCCCATACAGAGTATGGGAACGAGAAATTTCACCTGTCACCTGTTATATCTACACATTAAATCTAAATAACATTACATCCCCTTCCTGCACAATATACTCCTTACCTTCACTTCTGACTAACCCTTTTTCCTTGGCACCATTCATCGAACCATGTGTTACTAAATCATTATAAGCAACGGTTTCTGCACGAATAAAACCACGTTCAAAATCAGAGTGAATGACACCTGCTGCTTGGGGTGCAGACATTCCTGCATTAATTGTCCAAGCGCGAGTTTCTTGAGGACCACAAGTGAAATATGTCCGCAAACCTAAAAGTGCGTAAGTTGCACGAATTAAAGATTTTAAACCACCTTCTTTCACACCCAAAGATTCGAGAAAATCAGCTTTATCTTCTTCTGGTAATTCGACTAATTCCGCTTCAACTTGTGCAGAAACAATCACAACTTGGGCATTTTCAGCCGATGCAACTTGGCGCACTTGTTCAACAAAATCATTACCTGTTGCTAAGTCATCTTCAGAAACATTAGCAGCATAGATAATTGGTTTATTTGTGAGTAGTCCTAAGCCTTTAATAATTGCGGCTTCTTCTTCATTTAAACTCACTTGACGGACAGATTTACCTTCATTTAAAGCCGCAGCTAATTTTTCCAGCACAGTGATTTCA
It contains:
- a CDS encoding DNA double-strand break repair nuclease NurA; its protein translation is MLDLTKIAGQMQGLSQHLSSEVAESNRRLELAKEHLKTAFECQQELISRQEKWRDRILFANATPIEPLETCIDIPTPPKVHTVIATDGSQIAPNHHEIAYCYLLNIGRVVLHYGQNRHPILDSLPEVFYRPEDLYIARQWGLRTEEWMSHRRTADETTVLAELACSAKTEAPALAMVDGSLIYWFLDQLPMDARDRILPPILEAWQQLRKAEIPIMGYLSAARNIEATNFLRLLACPHPVPDCISYCPDQLEALPCKKFDNLRDTTLWTTQLQPGQRGPLWRSNNRILQLYEDQTIYFCYVHVGTEIARIEFPMWVAENSSMLDQALGLMLAQVQKGYGYPVAIAEAHNQAVVRGGDRNHFFALLEREMIKAGIKNVGISYKEARKRGSIA
- the ychF gene encoding redox-regulated ATPase YchF, producing the protein MLRAGIVGLPNVGKSTLFNAVVANAKAEAANFPFCTIEPNVGIVSVPDDRLNVLAKIATSKQIIPARVEFVDIAGLVKGASQGEGLGNQFLSHIREVDAIVHVVRCFENDDIIHVAGSVDPARDIEIINLELGLSDLSQIEKRIDRTRKQARTSKDAQFEITVLEKLAAALNEGKSVRQVSLNEEEAAIIKGLGLLTNKPIIYAANVSEDDLATGNDFVEQVRQVASAENAQVVIVSAQVEAELVELPEEDKADFLESLGVKEGGLKSLIRATYALLGLRTYFTCGPQETRAWTINAGMSAPQAAGVIHSDFERGFIRAETVAYNDLVTHGSMNGAKEKGLVRSEGKEYIVQEGDVMLFRFNV